The Cydia pomonella isolate Wapato2018A chromosome 20, ilCydPomo1, whole genome shotgun sequence genome contains a region encoding:
- the LOC133529115 gene encoding 3-oxoacyl-[acyl-carrier-protein] reductase FabG-like, translated as MSFANKVVIVTGASSGIGAATALMFAKEGADVALVARTQAKLAAVAKNVEALGRKALAIQADLSNEADTATVIPKTIKHFGKFDVLVNNAGMASQGCLLDGKALQAYDDVMKTNVRAVIQLTSLAAPYLIQTKGNVVNISSVAELTTNKIPMLMFYAVSKAALGHFTRCAALELAPSGVRVNSVNPGPVENEFITNNQLGNADDLKESLAGYTALGYIAKDDEIGRVILFLASDKARSITGSTYVIDNGYLLK; from the coding sequence ATGAGTTTTGCTAACAAAGTAGTGATAGTGACCGGAGCAAGCTCGGGCATCGGCGCGGCGACGGCGCTGATGTTCGCCAAGGAGGGCGCCGACGTGGCGCTCGTGGCGCGCACGCAGGCCAAGCTCGCTGCCGTCGCCAAAAACGTCGAGGCACTCGGTAGGAAAGCCCTCGCCATACAAGCCGACTTATCCAACGAGGCTGACACCGCCACCGTCATCCCGAAAACTATAAAACATTTCGGAAAATTCGATGTACTTGTTAACAACGCCGGAATGGCTTCACAGGGATGCTTACTGGATGGCAAGGCGTTACAAGCATACGACGATGTGATGAAGACCAACGTAAGAGCTGTGATTCAACTGACCAGCCTTGCAGCGCCTTATCTGATCCAGACTAAGGGAAATGTGGTCAACATATCCAGTGTAGCAGAACTGACGACCAACAAGATACCTATGCTTATGTTCTATGCCGTGTCAAAGGCGGCGTTGGGGCACTTCACGCGTTGCGCTGCCCTAGAACTAGCGCCTTCAGGCGTCAGGGTAAATTCTGTGAACCCCGGGCCGGTGGAGAACGAATTTATAACCAACAACCAGCTCGGCAACGCCGATGACTTAAAGGAAAGCCTGGCAGGCTATACTGCATTAGGGTATATAGCTAAAGACGATGAGATTGGACGCGTGATTTTATTCTTGGCGAGTGATAAGGCGAGGAGCATTACTGGTTCAACCTACGTAATTGATAATGGATACCTTTTAAAATGA